The DNA segment TGCTGCTGTACGGCTGGGCATGGCAGGCGGCAGCGCCGTGGTACGCGGCCGCCGTGCTGGGATATTTCTCGCATCTCCTGCTGGACCGCCAGTTCTGACGGAACGCTCCCGATTCCCTTTCCCCTCACATTTCCACGCAAAAACGCCGCGAAGGGTTGCCCCCTCGCGGCGTCGTCCTTGCGGGATCGTCTTTCCGACCCTACTGGCGCGCGGTCTGCGCCGCCTTGTCGAAACGGGCCGCCGTATCGGCCAGCACCGTGGCGGCCATGCGCACGGCATCCATCTTTTCCGGCTTGCCGCTGGCCCGGCGGTACACCCATCCGGCCGCGTAGACCAGGGTGTCGTCGTCCAGCCTGCGGGCGTCGGGGTTGCGGCGAATGGCCTCGGCCAGGGTTTCGCGGGCGCGTTCGCGGGCCATGATGGCCTGCTGGTACGCCTTGCCGGAAAGCTCCATGATGCGCCGGGCCTGCTCGGCCAGATGCGTGGAATTGCCCTCGCGCGCGGTGTCGTAGCCGAACACGGCGTCCTGATACTTGGCGTTGGCTTCCAGCGCGGTCTGCTGCGCGGTGAGCCAGGCGTTGACCCGCACCACCGCGTCGGTCATGCCCGCAACCTCGCGCAGCGCTCCGGACAGGCCGCGCAGCCGCGTGGCGTACAGGGTGTACATTTCCGCCACCTCGGCGGGGGCCAGCGGACGTTCCCTGCCCTTGTCCGTCACCTTGGCCGCCGCTGCCGCCGTGGCCATGGCCGCCATGAACCGGTCGGCGTACAGGCGTTGCAGGGCTTCGAGCATGGCCGGGGTGAAGGCGTAGTCCAGCACGCTGGCGCGCCCGGCGGAAATGTCGTCGCCGGACCAGGACAGCCCGGTCATGTTCACGCCGTAGCGCATGTTGGCCGACTTCAGGCTGGGGGCCACCCAGCCGGAGGTACGCGCCTCCATGTGGGTGCCTTTGGGATAGTAGTTCTCCACCAGCCAGTTGGCCATGTCCTCCGCGAAGGCGAAGCGGACCACCGCGTCGTCCTGGGCAAAGGCCCCGTCCGGGCTGGTGGCGTTGACGCCCGGCGCTCCGGCGGTGGCGTTGGCCTCGGCCGGGGCACCGGCTGCCGCGTCGCCGTCCATGGGCACCATGGAGGGCAGCGTGCCGTTGGTGGCGTTGGGGCCAAGGATGGCGGCCTCGGTACCGGTCATGTTGGCCTGCCGGTCGGGCACGGCATCACGCAGGACAAGGTCGCGCAGTTGCCACAGGGCCACGCCCGCCACAAGCACGGCCAGCAGGAACACCCACGCCAGCTTGCTGCGCTTGCGCTTGGGGGGCCTGGGCATGTCCAGCAGGCTGCCGTCCTGCCGAATGGGGCGGTCGGGGCCGGAGGTATCTCGGGCCGGGGTCGGGTCGGGAGTCTGGTCGGGGGTATCGGGCGTATCGGGCGTGTTGGGGGCCATCCGTGGCATCCTCCTGCGGGCGCTGGCCTTGCGGCACGGGTCCCATTGGTCTGCGTGATCGGGGTGATCGGGGTGAACGGGATGATCGGGCCGATCGGGTGAAGTCGGGCGAAATAGGACGAGTGTGTCCGGTGCGGCATGTCCGATCCGCATCCGGCGGACATGTCTCCGCGCGTTGTACCACCGCCGGGGGCCACTGTGAAGTCGCCGTCGGGTTGCGGAAACATCACGCGGCCATGCAGCCGTTTTTCCGCATGTTCCCCGCTTGCCATCCCCCCCGCCATCGTTCACAACACCGGTACGACAACAACGGGAGGATGCCATGCCGCTGGCCGGATACGGCTTCGTGCTGCTTGCCGCCGGGTTGTGGGCGCTTATCGGCCCGCTGGCCCGCTACTGCCTTGCCGAAGGGGTGACCCCGCTGGAAATCGCCTTCTGGCGCGCCGCGTTCGGCACACTGTTCTTCGGCCTGCACGCCGTCCGGTACGGGTTGTGGCGCGCCCCCGCGCGCGATGCGGCCACCTTTGCGGCCTTCGGGCTGGTGGGGGTGGCGCTGTTCTTCGGCTCGTACCAGTTGGCCGTGCGCGAAGGCGGCGCGGCGCTGGCCTCCATCCTGCTGTATACCGCACCGGCGTGGGTGGCGCTGCTTTCGCGGCTGTGCTTCGCCGAACCGTTGACCCGCGCCAAGTTGGCCGCCCTGGGCCTGGCCATGACCGGGGCCTTCCTGATCTGCCGGTCGGGCGGGGGGTTGCAGGGCGGGGCCAGCGCGGCGGGCATCGGCTTCGGCCTGCTGGCGGGCTTCACCTATTCGCTGCACTACGTGTTCAGCCGCCACTTCCTGCACCGCCATTCGCCGGTCACCCTGTACCTGTTCTGCCTGCCGGTGGGGGCGCTGGCCCTGCTGCCCTTCGTGGATTTTACCCCGAAGGGGCCGCTGGCGTGGGCGCTGCTGGTCGTGGGCATGGGGCTGGTGACCACGTACGGCGCATACATGGCCTATTGCGAGGGCATGCGCCGCCTTTCTCCCACCCGCGTGGCCGTGGTGGCCAACTTCGAGCCGGTGCTGGCCGCCCTGCTGGCCTACTGGCTGTGGGACGAACTGTTCCCGCCCTCGGGCTGGATCGGCGCCGGGCTGGTCATTGCGGCGGTGTTCTGCGTGGTGCTGGACGGCGCGCGGGGGGGTGACAAACGCGACGGGGGCGTATCCCGCGCCGCCGGTATTGCCGAAGCCCCGGAAATGAAAGAGGCCGGTGAAGATACCGGCCTCGCGCGCGGGCACATGCCCGTGGAATGAAGCGGAACCGCCCCGAAAAGCCGTTGCGGGCCGAGGGGCGCGAGGGAAAAGACCGAAAGCAACCCCGCGCTACAGCACCTTTGCCAGAATGCGCAGGTACAGGTCGCCCTGCCACGGCCCAATGCGCTTGCCCAGCCCCTTGAGCCGGATGGGGCGCCCCACCACATAATCCGGGGGCAGGGTCACCTCCACGGTGCGCACCTCGCCGGACAGGCCCTGGGTGACCTGCAAACGCAGCCGCGCCCCCGGCACGATGCTGGGCGCGGGCAGGTGCACCGTCTGCTCGTCGTCTATCTGGCGGCGCAGCCAGCCCTTCACCGCCCCGCCGATGCCATGGGTAAGGTCCAGCGTCAGGGCCTTGCCGCCCCATTCCAGGCTGAGCTTGCGCTTCTTGGGCGGGCGCGCGGCCAGCCCCCCGCCGCCGTCGCGGCGGATCTGGCTGTAGATGTCCTCGAACACCCGCCGGGCGAACGGGTCGCGCAGGATGTCCTGCAACACCTCGTCCTGTCGGCCCTGATAGGTTGCCTCTGCCCTGCGGCGGTTGCGGTCTGCCCCGCTTGCGCCGCGCGTTGCGGACGCCCCGCCCGATGCCGTGGAGCCGGAAGGTCCCCCGGACGGGCCGGTCGCAGATGACGCACCCGATGCGCCAGCCCCGGAAGACGCCGACGGCCCGTTGCCGCCTCCCGCCCCGCCCGCTCCGCCAGTCCCGCCAGTCCCCATATCGCCGAAGCGCTGCCGGGCCTGCTCGTAGGCGCGGGTGGCCTCCCGCTCGGCGGATTCGCGCTCCGCCGCGCCAGCCCCCCCGCTTCCGGTGCCGTTGCCGCCGTGTCCGGCGGCGTCCAGCGTGCGCGAAAGCAGCACGTACGCCTCGTTCAGGCGCTGGAAACGGCGGGCCGCGTCGGGCCTGCCGGGGTTCAGGTCCGGATGCAGCTCGAACGCCAGCGTACGGTACGCCTTCTTGACCTCGTCAAGCGACGCGCCGTTGCCGACTTGCAGTATCCGGTAGCATTCCCTCAGCGTCACGCAACCTCCACGCCCCCATTTACCCTGCCCGCAGCCCTTTCGGCTGTTTTGGCGAAAAACCTTACCGTTGCGTCTGTTGAATGACCGGTTGCCCTGTTGACCGGCTACTTGCCGCCGTCCTTGTTCCTGTCCAGCACCAGGGCGTTGGCCTCGCACGTACAGTCAGACGCCAGCAGCCCGTGCGCGGCAAGGTACGCCCGCCCTGCGGCGGCGAATTCCGCGTGGCGCACGTCGGGCCGGATGCCGGGACAGTATTCCTTGGCCATGCCCAGGCTGTCCGCGTCCACCAGGTTGCCGCGAAAGAACGGCCAGGCCCGGCAGATGTCCGGCTTGCCCTCGTGCACGGTGCAGCCGCGCCCGGTGGCAAAGAACACGCAGTTGCCGTCCGCTCCGGTGCGCACCTTCAGCTTGCCGTTGCTGCGTTCGCCGTAGGCGGCCTCGAAGGCTTCGGGCGTCATGCCCAGAAAATCGCAGATGCGCGCAAGATCGGTGGGGCTGACCACGATGCCGCCCTCGCCCTGGCAACACTGGCCGCACATGCGACAGTCGAAGGCGTCGTCCCATGGTGCGGAGGTCGTGCCAGATGCGGCGGTCGTGCCAGATGCGGCGGTCGTGCCAGACGTGGGGGGCGCGGAATCGTTGATGCTCACAGCAGCCCCCCGGCCATCAGCCTGCGGTGTTCCACCATCAGGCACAGGTCCTCCACCACGGCCACGCCGCGTTCGAAGAGCATCCGGCCCGCCTCCGGGCTGGTGATGCCCGATTGCATCCAGAACAGACGCGGCAGGCGCGGCAGGGCCAGCACCTCCACCGCGTGGGCCGGGCAATGCTCCGGCGCGCGGAACACGTTGACGATGTCCACGTCCACCGGCACGTCGGCGATGGTCGGGTAGGCCTGCATGCCCCACACGGTGCGGCGCACCGGGTGCACCGGGCGCACGTCGTATCCGGCTTCGATCAGATAGCGGCCCACCATGTCCACGGGCTGGCCGGGCTTGTCCTTGGCGCCGATGACGGCGATGGTGCGCGATTCGCGCAGTATGGAGCGAAGCGTAGCGTCGAGCAGCATCCTGTACCCCTGAAACCACATGAACGGCCAAAGCCATGGGCACACGCACGCAATCTGGTGCGGCCCCTGCCTCTCTTTCAATCGCGCCGCCGTCACCGGCCGCGAGCAACAATCCGGAAACATCCTCTCTACCCGGCCTTGCCGCCAAGCGCAATCGCCGCGCCTGCCACTGTAGTTGCGTGCTGCCGGGTGCGGAACCGCCCGCCAGTGTCCATGCGCCCCCCTGCCGTACCCGGCCCCGTCGATACGCCCCGCCCGATTGCGTCCGGCTGCGTCCTGTTGCACCCGGCTTCGCGTTGGCCTACCTTGTGCCCATCGCCGGAACCGCAGCCGCAAAGGAGCCTCCGCCCCCATGTCCCACTCTCTCGCTTCGCACGCCCCCGCTCCCCGCCCGTTCACCGCCGCCGAGCGCCTGCCCGCCGAAGAAGCCCGGCTGCGCCAGTCCCGCGCGCTGGGCATCCTTGCCGCGCACGCCCCCGATGCGGGCGGGCTGATGGCCTTTTCGCGCGTGGCCATCTATTACCTTACCGGCACGGCGGGCAACGGCGTGCTGTGGTTGCCCCGCGACGGCAAACCGGTGCTGCTGGTCCGCAAGGGCGAGGAACGCGCCCGGCTGGAAAGCCCGCTGGACAACATCGTGTCCTTCCGCTCCTACGGCGACCTGCCCGGCCTGTGCGCCGACGCGGGCAACCCGCTGAGCCTGGAGGTGGCGGCGGAAATGTCCGGCCTGCCGTGGTCGCTGGCCACCATGCTGCAACAGCGGCTGACGGGGGTCGCCTTCGTGCCGGGAGACGCGGTGCTTACCCGTGCCCGCGCCCGCAAGACGGAATGGGAACTGGTCAAGCTGCGCCTGGCCGGTGCCCGCCACCACGAATGCCTGCACGACGTGCTGCCCGGCCTGCTGCGCCCCGGCATGACCGAACGCGAGATTTCGCACCTGTCATGGCAGGTGTTCTTCAGCCGTGGGCACGGCGGGCTGATGCGCATGGGCGCGCCCGGCGAGGAATGCTTTCTGGGGCACATCGCCGCCGGGGACAACGGCAACTACCCCAGCCATTTCAACGGCCCGCTGGGCCTCAAGGGCGAGCACCCGGCCATCCCGTTCATGGGGTACGCGGGTTCGGTCTGGCGGCGTGGCACCCCGCTGGCACTGGACATCGGCTTCTGCCTTGAAGGCTACCATACCGACAAGACACAGCTGTACTGGGCGGGCAACGCCGCCTCCATCCCCGACGCGGTGCGCCGTGCCCACGACCTGTGCATCGAGGTGCAGGCCCGTGCGGCGGAACGGCTGCGCCCCGGCGAGATTCCCTCGGACATCTGGCGGTCCACGCTGGAAATCGTGGACCGTGCAGGGCTGTCCGAAGGCTTCATGGGGCTGGGGTCCAACAAGGTCACCTTCCTGGGCCACGGCATCGGCCTGACCATCGACGAATACCCGGTCATTGCCCACCGCTTCGACGAGCCGCTGGAAGAAGGCATGACCATCGCCCTGGAGCCCAAGATGGGTATTGCCGGGGTGGGCATGGTGGGGGTGGAGAACACCTTCGAGGTTGCCCCCGGAGGCGGGCGCGCCCTGACCGGCACGGCCTATGACATGGTCTGCGTGTAACGCCCCGCGCCTCGCCCGCGTTCCCCATCGCCACGACTTCCCCTAACGACACCGTCTGGCCGCCTGCGCACACCGCGAAGGCGGCCGGACTTTTCCGCTTGACCGACACTAGACGACTGGTCTACTAGAAAACCCATGAAACGCGACGCACGCCGAGCCATCCTGGATGCCGGGGCCGAACTGGTCCACCGCAAGGGGTTCAACAATACCGGCATCAAGGAAATCCTCGACCTGGCCCAAGTCCCCAAGGGCTCGTTCTATTTTTATTTTCCCAGCAAGGAAGAGTTCGGCCTCGCGCTCATCGACCATTACCGCGAGGTGCGCACCCCTGCCCTCGCCCAAGTGCTGCGCGACGCGGACGCGCCCCCGCTGGACCGGCTGCGCAGGTTCTTCGAACTGGCCCGGAAGCGTTATCAGGAATGGGACTTCGAGCGCGGTTGCCCCTTCGGCAACCTGGCCCAGGAAATGTGCGACCTTTCCCCGGCCATGTGCGGGAAGCTGCGCGAGGTGCTGGACGGTGTGTCGCGGGCCATGGGCGATGTCCTGAACGAGGCCGCCGCGCATGGCCAACTGGCCTCCGGGCTGGAACCCTACGAGACCGCCGCCTTTGTCATGGACGCCTGGGAAGGGGCCATCCTGCGCATGAAGGCGGAAAAGAACGTGCACCCCCTGCTGCGGCTGGAGAAAATGGTCTTCACGCGCATCCTTTCCGGCCCGCAGGCCGACCCGACCGCAGGCGCTCGGAATCCCCGGAGCGACTAGACGCGCCAAAGCGTCCCCCGCCCACGTATACGGAACGGCATCACCCTCGGGAACATCCGGCCATCTCAATAGACGACCGGTCTACTACAAAGCAACAACGCAAACAAAGGAGCTTCCCATGTATCTGGTGAACACCGTGGAACGCGACAAGGCCGAAGGCATCGTGGCCGACACCTATGCCCTTGTTCCCGCGCAGATCGACATTCCCATGCCCATGCGCCTTCTGAGCGTCAGCCCCGGTCTGATGGAGCGTCAGGCCGGCATGATCCGCTATTTCCGCCATCACGACCGGCTTTCGCCGCCGCTGCTGGCGTCCATCCGCTACGTGGCCTCGGAAAAGTTCGCCTACGCCCCCTGCGCCGTGTTCAACCACGACCTGCTGCGCATGCAGGGCATGAGCGAGGATGACATCGCCAGCCTGTCCTGCAAGCCCGCGGAAACCCCGCTGGACGAAACCGAAAGCGCGCTGCTGGCCTTCGTGACCAGGGCGGTCAACGAGCCCGCCACGGTTACCCGCGCCGACATCGAGGAATTGCTGGCCCAGGGCTGGCGCGAGTCGGACGTGGTGGACGCCGTGCAGGCGGCCTCGAACATGCTGGGCATGTCGCTGATGTACCGCACCTTCGTCCGGGAATAGCCCGCACGGCACGCGCCCGACCCAATCGCAGAACCATTGCGCCCCACCTCTCGGGGGGTGCAACAAAGCGCCGTTCGGGGCAATCCCCGGACGGCGCATCGTGTTTCGGCTCGTTACTCGGCCTTGCCCGGCCATCCGACCGGTCAGTCTGTCCATTCCTGCTTCGGCTTTCCGAACGCCTCCAGCAGGGCCTGCTCCATCTGCCCGGTGGTGAACAGGTCGCGCAGCACCACCGGCGAGGCGGACAACAGCCCCTTGGGAAACAGCGCCACCACGGGAATGCTGCTGCTGCCCAGCGCGCGCAACAGGGCCTGGGCCTCGGGCGATTCTTCCGTCAGGTCCACGCGCACCAGCCGGGCGCCATGATTGCGCGCCCATTCGGACACCGCCGCGCCGGACAGGGTGGTCTGTTCCAGCAGCTTGCAATTGGGGCACCAGTCGGCGGTAAAGTCCACGATGAGCGGCTCGCGCCCCAGCATGGCCCGGAAGGCGGCGGGGTCGAAAGGTTCCCAGCGGGCGGGCGGGGCCGAAGGGGCAAAGGACAGCCACACCGCCACCGCCACCAGTGCCGCAGCGGCCAGCCGCACCACCGTACGGCGGCGCGGCGAGGCATCAAACCCGCCCCAGCGCCCCCATATCCACGCGGCAAAGGCCACGGCCAGCAGCGTTACCAGTGCGGGCATCAGCCAAGCCTCGGGCAGGATGGTCAGCAGGTACACCGAGGTGCCCATCAGGAAAAAGCCCACCAGTTGTTCCAGCGTGCCGGTCCACGCGCCGGGCCGGGGCAAATGGCGCACCAGCCCCGGACGGGCCGCCAGCACCAGATACGGCAGGGCCATGCCCACGCCCACCGAAATGAAGACAAAGGCCATGATCTCCGGCGGCTGCTGAAAGGCCCAGCCCAGCACGCCGCCCAGCAGCGGACCGCTGCACGGGGTGGCCAGCAGCGTGGCCACCAGCCCCGTGAAAAACGGCTGCGCGCGGCTTGCGCCGCCCGTCCCCACGGCCTTCAGGTCCAGCACCGGCAGGGTGAACAGCCCGAACATGCTCAGCCCAAGGCCGAACACCACCAGCAACAGGCCCAGCACCACGCCGGGCCGCTGGAACAGTTGCCCCCAGGCCAACCCCGCGCCCCCCAGGATAAAGGCCAGCAGCAGGAACCAGGCCATGATCCCCGCCGCAAACAACAGATTGTGCTCACGGAAGTGCGCCCGGCGCGCATCGTCGCCCCCAAGGCCCGCCACGGCCACGAAGCCGCTCAGCTTCAGGCTGATCACCGGCAGCACGCAGGGCATCAGGTTCAGCAGCAGGCCCGCCAGCAATCCCAGCAGCAATGCCTTGCCCAGGCCGGAAACCTCCAGTTCGGGCACCTGGTAGCGCGGCGCGAAATTCCAGTGAATGATGATGCCGGGCAGGGTGTCCGACACGCCCCCTCCGGTGGCGTTGGCGGACGCCTGTGCGTCCGGCATGCCCGGCAGGGGCACGGAGCGCCCCCCCTTGCCGAAGGGAATGGTTACCCGGTCGACCTGCTCCTGCGCGCCCTGTGCTCCCTGCGTCTTTTGCGCAGCGGTAGCTTCGGATGCCGGAGCAGCGGGAGAAGAGCCCCCCTCCTCTCCGGGGCGGACGGACGCCGACTGCACTCCGGGTCGCGCCGCGCGCAGGTGTTCCAGCCAGGGCTGCCCGTCGGCGGGGGGCAATGCGCCCAGAGCGGCACCGTCCACGCGAAACGCCACGCCACCGCGATACGGCAGGCAGTTGCGGTCAGAGCACAGCAACAGGGAAACCGAGGCCGTCAGGTCGCGATCCAGGTGATCCTGCGGCAGCCGCACGAACACCGGAGTCCGACCTTCGTATACCCGCACCCGCTGGCCGGGTGACAGGGGGTCCATGATCTCGCGGCCGGGCGGATACAGGACGCCGGGCGTACCGGTGGGAACAGCGGTCTGGGCAGGAGTCTGGGCAGGGGCCGGAGCCGGGGACGAGGCACCGCGCACGGTGACCACCGTGGGCAACCCCGCGCCGCTTCCCTTGCCGCCGCTGCCGTCAATGTCGTTGGCATAGGCGTGATACCCGGCGGGCATTTCCAGCCAGACCACCACCAGCGCGCCGCCCTCGCCCTCGCGCACTTCCCTGAAGACCTCTGCGGTCACCTCCGGACGGGGTCCGAGACCGGCTGAACCACCGCCCGAAGCGGACAGATCGGCCGCATGCAGGGGGATGGCGGCGCAATACAGCCAGACAAGCAGTGCCGCAAACACCCGGACACCCAAAAATAGACTCTTCAACATGCTTATTTTATGCGCTTTTTTCATTGTTTTGGAAAAAAACGAGAACCCCGGAAAAATCCGCTTGACTTCGGAGCCGGTTCTCTTTAGTTTCCCCTTCGCGTTGAGGCGCTGGGCCATTAGCTCAATTGGTAGAGCAGCTGACTCTTAATCAGTTGGTTCGGGGTTCGAGTCCCTGATGGCCCACCAGAGCAAACGAAACCCCGCAGTGGAAACCCACTGCGGGGTTTTTGCGTTGCATGATGCCCAAAGCGACAGTGGCGCGACATGAATTCCCCGCATGCTTCCGTGCATGTTGCCCAGTGGCGCGTGGCACTACAGATGCATGCCCTCGCGCCGCGATGCAGTGGCGCCGCATGCCATGTCCGTTGCATTCGCACGCACCGCCCCGCCTTACCCCGCCCCATGCTGCACGTCCGGACATCCCCGACACATGCCCCACAACCGGACCAAAGGGTAGCTCCGGCACCTTAGCCGCTTTCCCGGCGCCGTGAAAGTCCGAACACGCCGACCGGCTTATAATGTCGGGCAATGCCTGCCGGGCAGGAACAGCCCGAACCGGCTGCCAGAGGCCCAGGCCGCCCCCGAGCGCCAGCCCGGCGGGCAGGGCCGACCGGTATCATCCCGCAACCGCCGCCAGCCACCCTGTCAGCGCGACACGGCGGCCAGATGGTCCAGCATGGCCTGGCACACGGCTTCCGGCGTCAGGCGCACAAGGCAGGCGAACGGGTCGGGGTTGGCGCATTCGTTGCGGTTGCAGGGCTGGCAGTCCAGCCCCAACGCCATGTGGAAATGTTCGGGCGCGGGAAATGACCACGCCCTGCTGGTGGCCCCGCGCACCACGAAGGTAGGCGTGCCCACGGCCACGGCGATATGGCACGGCGCGGAACAGTTGCCCACGTGCAGCACTGCCTGATCGATGCAGGCGGCCATTTCGCGCAGCGACAGCATGCGGTCCGGCACCAGCACCTTTCCCGGGCAGTCGCAGGCGGCCACCACGGCGCGCACGTCGTCCTCCTCTCCGGGGCCGAACAGCGGCATGAAGCGCAACGAGGGATCTTGCGCGGCGGCCAGCGACAACAGCCTGCCATACTGAGCGGCAGGCCAGCGCCGGGTGGCGCGGCGGTGCGTGGGGTCCACGGTGATCAGCCGCTGCCCCGGGGCAAGCCCCAGGGAAGCCAGCAGCGCACGCGCGGCGTCGCGCTCCGCATCGTCCAGATACAGGCGGGGGCGCTCGCCGTTCCAGCGCACGCCCAGCGGCTCCAGCACGCTGGCCTTGGCCATGGCGGCGTACCCGTCGCGCGGTTGCACCCAGTGGGTGAACAGCCAGCGGTTGTACCACGCGGGCGTATACGACAGGCGCACCCGCGCGCGCGACATGGCCACCACCCATCTGCAGCGCGGCAACTGCTGAAAATCCACCACCACGTCAAAGCCGGTGCGCGCCACCCGCCAGTAGAAGGCCACCTCTCGCGCAAGGGATCCCAGATCCTTCTTGTCGATGGCCCACACCGTGTGCACGGCGGGGTTGCCGTGCAGCATGGGGGTGCACTTGCGCTCGGTGAGCACGTGCACTTCCGCCTGGGGGAACTGGCGGTGCAGCAGTTCCAGCGAAGGGGTGGCCAGCAGCACGTCGCCGATCTGCCGCAACTGGCAGACCAGGATGCGCCGCACGCTGGCCGGGTCGATGATCGGGCGGACGGGGGGGCCGGAATACCCGGCGGGAGGAAGCGTTGCGGCTTCGCGGATGGGAGAGGGCGAGGTACTGTTCACGGTTGCTCCGGTCTGGAATGGAGCCGTGCTACCGTCTTGCGCACGGTGCGTCAACCAAGGCAGCAGACGGGGGCCATGGGGGGACTGGCGAAACGGAAGGGCCGGGAAGGGTGCGGCGAAGACCACGGAAGGGGAGCAGGCAGGACAGCTGGTTCGGGTGATGCAGCCGGGGCAGATGGAGCAGATGGAACAGATGGAGCAGATGGCCCCGATACGCCCACGCCCGGCCAGACACACGGAAAAAGCCCCCGGAGACCTGGCGGCTCCGGGGGCCTTGGACCGCTGGCGGCGGCGCGCCGCGCCGGACGGGAACTGGCAAGCCCTCTTGCGCAGCCGGTACCATGACCGAATGTTCCCGACCCTGCGCGGACCGGCGCGGGTGCCATCCGTGCCGTGCCTCGCCTGAAAGTGCGGTGGGGTCCGTCGCGCCGTATCGGTGCCCTGCGGCGCGGACAAACTGTTTAATCAATCAGCGCCTCCCGTATTGCCGAAGCCGCGCGGAAAGTCAAGCGACCGTGCGGCCCTGCCAGGAAGGAAGGCCGGAAAAACCCGGCCTACGCCGCGCCCACGGCCTCGGCGATGCGCAGGCAGGTATCGGCGCGGTTCAGCGTGTACAGGTGGATGCCCGGCGCCCCGCCGTCCAGCAGCGAACGAATCTGCTGCTGGGCAAAGGCGATGCCCGCTTCCTTCACGGCTTCCGCCCCGCCCTTCTCGTTGGCGGTCTCCAACTCCAGATACAGCTTGCCGGGAATGT comes from the Nitratidesulfovibrio sp. genome and includes:
- a CDS encoding DnaJ domain-containing protein; its protein translation is MTLRECYRILQVGNGASLDEVKKAYRTLAFELHPDLNPGRPDAARRFQRLNEAYVLLSRTLDAAGHGGNGTGSGGAGAAERESAEREATRAYEQARQRFGDMGTGGTGGAGGAGGGNGPSASSGAGASGASSATGPSGGPSGSTASGGASATRGASGADRNRRRAEATYQGRQDEVLQDILRDPFARRVFEDIYSQIRRDGGGGLAARPPKKRKLSLEWGGKALTLDLTHGIGGAVKGWLRRQIDDEQTVHLPAPSIVPGARLRLQVTQGLSGEVRTVEVTLPPDYVVGRPIRLKGLGKRIGPWQGDLYLRILAKVL
- a CDS encoding EamA family transporter translates to MPLAGYGFVLLAAGLWALIGPLARYCLAEGVTPLEIAFWRAAFGTLFFGLHAVRYGLWRAPARDAATFAAFGLVGVALFFGSYQLAVREGGAALASILLYTAPAWVALLSRLCFAEPLTRAKLAALGLAMTGAFLICRSGGGLQGGASAAGIGFGLLAGFTYSLHYVFSRHFLHRHSPVTLYLFCLPVGALALLPFVDFTPKGPLAWALLVVGMGLVTTYGAYMAYCEGMRRLSPTRVAVVANFEPVLAALLAYWLWDELFPPSGWIGAGLVIAAVFCVVLDGARGGDKRDGGVSRAAGIAEAPEMKEAGEDTGLARGHMPVE
- a CDS encoding YkgJ family cysteine cluster protein, which gives rise to MCGQCCQGEGGIVVSPTDLARICDFLGMTPEAFEAAYGERSNGKLKVRTGADGNCVFFATGRGCTVHEGKPDICRAWPFFRGNLVDADSLGMAKEYCPGIRPDVRHAEFAAAGRAYLAAHGLLASDCTCEANALVLDRNKDGGK
- a CDS encoding glycosyltransferase family 9 protein, giving the protein MRRILVCQLRQIGDVLLATPSLELLHRQFPQAEVHVLTERKCTPMLHGNPAVHTVWAIDKKDLGSLAREVAFYWRVARTGFDVVVDFQQLPRCRWVVAMSRARVRLSYTPAWYNRWLFTHWVQPRDGYAAMAKASVLEPLGVRWNGERPRLYLDDAERDAARALLASLGLAPGQRLITVDPTHRRATRRWPAAQYGRLLSLAAAQDPSLRFMPLFGPGEEDDVRAVVAACDCPGKVLVPDRMLSLREMAACIDQAVLHVGNCSAPCHIAVAVGTPTFVVRGATSRAWSFPAPEHFHMALGLDCQPCNRNECANPDPFACLVRLTPEAVCQAMLDHLAAVSR
- a CDS encoding CoA-binding protein; the protein is MLLDATLRSILRESRTIAVIGAKDKPGQPVDMVGRYLIEAGYDVRPVHPVRRTVWGMQAYPTIADVPVDVDIVNVFRAPEHCPAHAVEVLALPRLPRLFWMQSGITSPEAGRMLFERGVAVVEDLCLMVEHRRLMAGGLL
- a CDS encoding cytochrome c biogenesis protein CcdA; its protein translation is MTAEVFREVREGEGGALVVVWLEMPAGYHAYANDIDGSGGKGSGAGLPTVVTVRGASSPAPAPAQTPAQTAVPTGTPGVLYPPGREIMDPLSPGQRVRVYEGRTPVFVRLPQDHLDRDLTASVSLLLCSDRNCLPYRGGVAFRVDGAALGALPPADGQPWLEHLRAARPGVQSASVRPGEEGGSSPAAPASEATAAQKTQGAQGAQEQVDRVTIPFGKGGRSVPLPGMPDAQASANATGGGVSDTLPGIIIHWNFAPRYQVPELEVSGLGKALLLGLLAGLLLNLMPCVLPVISLKLSGFVAVAGLGGDDARRAHFREHNLLFAAGIMAWFLLLAFILGGAGLAWGQLFQRPGVVLGLLLVVFGLGLSMFGLFTLPVLDLKAVGTGGASRAQPFFTGLVATLLATPCSGPLLGGVLGWAFQQPPEIMAFVFISVGVGMALPYLVLAARPGLVRHLPRPGAWTGTLEQLVGFFLMGTSVYLLTILPEAWLMPALVTLLAVAFAAWIWGRWGGFDASPRRRTVVRLAAAALVAVAVWLSFAPSAPPARWEPFDPAAFRAMLGREPLIVDFTADWCPNCKLLEQTTLSGAAVSEWARNHGARLVRVDLTEESPEAQALLRALGSSSIPVVALFPKGLLSASPVVLRDLFTTGQMEQALLEAFGKPKQEWTD
- a CDS encoding Xaa-Pro peptidase family protein, which gives rise to MSHSLASHAPAPRPFTAAERLPAEEARLRQSRALGILAAHAPDAGGLMAFSRVAIYYLTGTAGNGVLWLPRDGKPVLLVRKGEERARLESPLDNIVSFRSYGDLPGLCADAGNPLSLEVAAEMSGLPWSLATMLQQRLTGVAFVPGDAVLTRARARKTEWELVKLRLAGARHHECLHDVLPGLLRPGMTEREISHLSWQVFFSRGHGGLMRMGAPGEECFLGHIAAGDNGNYPSHFNGPLGLKGEHPAIPFMGYAGSVWRRGTPLALDIGFCLEGYHTDKTQLYWAGNAASIPDAVRRAHDLCIEVQARAAERLRPGEIPSDIWRSTLEIVDRAGLSEGFMGLGSNKVTFLGHGIGLTIDEYPVIAHRFDEPLEEGMTIALEPKMGIAGVGMVGVENTFEVAPGGGRALTGTAYDMVCV
- a CDS encoding TetR family transcriptional regulator C-terminal domain-containing protein; this encodes MKRDARRAILDAGAELVHRKGFNNTGIKEILDLAQVPKGSFYFYFPSKEEFGLALIDHYREVRTPALAQVLRDADAPPLDRLRRFFELARKRYQEWDFERGCPFGNLAQEMCDLSPAMCGKLREVLDGVSRAMGDVLNEAAAHGQLASGLEPYETAAFVMDAWEGAILRMKAEKNVHPLLRLEKMVFTRILSGPQADPTAGARNPRSD